The region ATTGGCTTTTCCTCACCACCCGGCAGGACATGAGAGAGAATCGCCCCTACTCCGTAAGGAGAGGCGTCACAGGCGAGCTGCAGTGGAAGTGATGGGTTGAAGTGCGTCAGGACCTTGGACGTAGTCAGCGCTCCTTTAGCCTTTTCAAAAGCCTCCTGACAGCTGGCTGTCCACTTCCACGTTTTGTCCCGGCGTAACAGTTCGTGCAGGGGTTGAAGCAGTGATGACAGATTGGAGATGAAGCGTCCGTAATAGTTCAGCAGACCTAAGAAAGATCGTAGCTGGCTGatgttttggggtgggggcgCGTCCACGACAGCTGCCACTTTTGATGGTGCAGTGTGCAGTCCTTCTGCATCGATCACATGCCCCAGATATTCCACAGATGGCTTGAAGAAGTCACATTTGTCCTTACGGACTCTTAAGCCGTAGTCCTTCAGCCTTTGAAGGGTAGCATCCAAGTTGCGCAGGTGCTCGTCATCGGTAGATCCAGTGCACAGGATATCGTCAAGGTAGCACTGTACCCCAGGCAACCCACTAAGGATCTGATCCATCGCTCGCTGAAAAAGTGCCGGGGCTGACGTGATGCCGAACGGCAGTCTGCAGTATCTGAAGAGACCCTTGTGTGTGTTAATGGTCAACATTTCACGTGACTCTTTTTCTACATGCATTTGTAGGTAAGCCTGACTGAGATCTACCTTACTGAATTTTTGTCCCCCACTCAGTCCAGCAAACAAGTCATCAATTAGGGGAAGTGGATATTGCTCTGCTGCTAACACCGGGTTAAGTGTTACCTTGAAATCTCCACAGGTCCGAATTCCCCCATCTTTTTTTGGTACGGGAACGATGGGTGTGGCCCACTCACTGATGGTCACCGGCTCCAAAACCCCATTCTTGACCAAGGCGTCCAAGTCAGCTTCTACCTTGGATCGGATGGCGTATGGTACTGGTCTAGCTTTCATAAACACAGGCTTGCTACCAGGTTTGACATGTAACTTAACGGTTATATCTTTCATGCTGCCTAATTCATCACAGAAAACCTCTCCGTGTTTCTCGAGTATTTCTTGTAGCGGAGAGGAACTGTGTGACAGTTTCCTTATCGCTTGCCAGTCCAGCCGGATTCCCTGTAGCCATGTACGCCCCATTATGGCAGGATGATTTCCCTTGGTCACATAAAGGGGAAGCCTTTTTGTCCGCCCATGGTACTGAACAGTCACATCCGTCATCCCTTCCATGTGCACTCGATGTCCCGTATATGCCTTAAACACTGTGTCTGATGGACGTAGTGGAAGGTGCCTCATGAGTTTCCTGTAGATCTTGTGTGACACTAGTGATGCCTTTGATCCTGTGTCTATCTGCATTTTCACCACATGTCCCTCCAACTTGGGTTCAGCCCAGTAGCCATCTGAGCTCTCACCTACATTCATCGCTCGTATAGTATTTACAGGCACTTCTTCCTCCGAAGAATCACTATTTCTTCCATCATCATGGCAAACGGTGCGCACatgccttttttgtttatatttcatattgtcACTTCTGTTCCCAGCCCTTGAGCTTTTGTCCATGTCCTGTTTACTTCGGCACGCCCGCTCTATGTGCCCTTTTTTTCCACAGTTACGACAGTCCATCTCTTTGCACCAGCACGTCGATGCAAGATGTCCAGATCTACCACAGCGAAAACATGGCCCTTGCGCGTTCGGTTTATCATTGTTGAGTTGGTGCACTCTTTCTGTAGCACTTAGTTGCTGGGCCTCCTTTTTCGCCATTTCCATTGTTACACTGATGTTAATGGCCTTCTCCAAAGTCAAGTCACTTTCTGTGAGTAATCTCTTCTGTGCTGCCTCGTTCCTAAGTCCACATACCAGCCtgtctctcaaagtgtcatttaacacaTCCCGGAACTCACAGTGTTCAGCCAGCTTGCGTAGGCCCGCCACAAACTGGGTGACCGACTCGCCCTCTTCTTGGCTGCGTCTGTGAAATCGGAATCTTTCTGCGATTACCAGGGGTTTCGGTGAAAGATGGTTTGCCAGTACATCCACTATTTCTCGGTATGTTTTACTGCCGGGCTTTTCTGGTTGCAGTAGGTCACGTAGCAAGGTAAACGTTTTCGGCCCCATTACACTCAAAAACGTGGGCACCAGCTTCTCCTCCTTTATATCATTAGCCATGGCGAAGTAATCGAAACGCTCAGTATACGAGCCCCATTGTTCAACACTTTCGTCAAAGGGACCAATTGAGCCAATCATCCCGGCCATTACAAGTTCCTGTTTGTATGGCACTGCTTGCCCTACAGACGTCTCCCCTCAGcaggccactctttttttttttttcttcgccacaCTACTCACGACGTTGCCACAGTCCACCAATCCACTCCACCCGTCGAGACGAATCCGGCCAACACGCGTCAGTCCAGACGTCCTCGTCGCCAGTTTTGTTATGTCCTTACTACTTTCCGGGTTCTTAGGTAGCAAGGAAGGTTCGGGCAACGACGTGatgaatactgctttatttcttcaacaccgtccgttcacaggccgtacatcacaacactaaacgtccccgaagctgcccctcccactcccggagttttccccctacggaacatgcgttagcccaaaatatacaacaaccacctccaacgtttggtttatgttttataagcatttttaactttattgcttaaatcgcattttctcggcgagctgagcactttttctgaattgtgccgctcccgtcactctggttaggttggcatcgaaaaaaacgctatcgggtgctttagagtgccgagttattcactgcgcatgaagaaatgaccacctccaatgtttggtttatgtttaataagcatttttaattttattgcttaaatcgcattttctcggcgagctgagcacttttttctgaattgtgccgctcccgtcactctggttaggttggcatcgaaaaaaacgctctcgggtgctttagagtgccgagtttattactgcgcattaagaaatgaccacctccaacgtttggtttatgttttataagcatttttaattttattgcttaaatcacattttctcggcgagctgagcactttttctgaattgtgccgctcccgtcactctggttaggttggcatcgaaaaaaacgctctcgggtgctttagagtgccgagtttattattgcgcattaagaaatgaccacctccaacgtttggtttatgttttataagcatttttaattttattgcttaaatcgcattttctcggcgagctgagcactttttctgaattgtgccgctcccgtcactctggttaggttggcatcgaaaaaaacgctctcgggtgctttagagtgccgagttattc is a window of Syngnathus typhle isolate RoL2023-S1 ecotype Sweden linkage group LG1, RoL_Styp_1.0, whole genome shotgun sequence DNA encoding:
- the LOC133155365 gene encoding uncharacterized protein K02A2.6-like: MAGMIGSIGPFDESVEQWGSYTERFDYFAMANDIKEEKLVPTFLSVMGPKTFTLLRDLLQPEKPGSKTYREIVDVLANHLSPKPLVIAERFRFHRRSQEEGESVTQFVAGLRKLAEHCEFRDVLNDTLRDRLVCGLRNEAAQKRLLTESDLTLEKAINISVTMEMAKKEAQQLSATERVHQLNNDKPNAQGPCFRCGRSGHLASTCWCKEMDCRNCGKKGHIERACRSKQDMDKSSRAGNRSDNMKYKQKRHVRTVCHDDGRNSDSSEEEVPVNTIRAMNVGESSDGYWAEPKLEGHVVKMQIDTGSKASLVSHKIYRKLMRHLPLRPSDTVFKAYTGHRVHMEGMTDVTVQYHGRTKRLPLYVTKGNHPAIMGRTWLQGIRLDWQAIRKLSHSSSPLQEILEKHGEVFCDELGSMKDITVKLHVKPGSKPVFMKARPVPYAIRSKVEADLDALVKNGVLEPVTISEWATPIVPVPKKDGGIRTCGDFKVTLNPVLAAEQYPLPLIDDLFAGLSGGQKFSKVDLSQAYLQMHVEKESREMLTINTHKGLFRYCRLPFGITSAPALFQRAMDQILSGLPGVQCYLDDILCTGSTDDEHLRNLDATLQRLKDYGLRVRKDKCDFFKPSVEYLGHVIDAEGLHTAPSKVAAVVDAPPPQNISQLRSFLGLLNYYGRFISNLSSLLQPLHELLRRDKTWKWTASCQEAFEKAKGALTTSKVLTHFNPSLPLQLACDASPYGVGAILSHVLPGGEEKPIAFASRTLNKTESNYAQLEREALSIVFGVRKFHQYLYGRKFTLLTDHRPLTTILGPHTGIPSLAACRLQRWALLLSAHAYDIRYRKSDFHCNADGLSRLPLPVTRPESDTVDLFYFREVERAPVSAVQVKRETRNDPELSAVVDIVVKGRSAGDNASLTPFLGRRLQLSVQSGCLLWGRRVVIPRSLRSKVLQQLHSGHSGIVRMKEIARSYFWWPNMDQQIEELAKSCPSCHRVRNNPPLAPLHPWEFPQGPWHRVHIDFAGPVEDRMFLIAVDAHSKWPEVAIMRSTTAEKTIEKLGELFSRFGSPAQLVSDNGPQFVSQEMAVFLQANGVQHIKSAPYHPATNGLAERFVQTMKHALKTSQGQGTLHQRLHHFLLTYRNSPHATTKTSPASLMLKRELRTTFDLLKPSAMKDIVQGQQEKQVRCRGQEGKGRVFKPGDSVLARNYRGEPKWIPATVIAQTGPVSYTVQTSDGVWRRHVDQLLQTQLGPAELSLKDLPDSSAHVKTPVPIPSRVQDSITLAPPVPAEDAHETETLTSPFAEAPATCSPLIDRGADPVPPDRRYPIRERRAPARLDL